TGAGCAttaatgctgcttctcttcacCTCCTCAGCCATTCCCTGCTGGATCCCTTCCTGCAAGCTTTGCTCTGGTCATGGACCTGGGGACTTCCcagcaagaggaagaagaggacaaTGTCCTCCAGTCAAAATGCAAGGTCCAGGACATCATCTGATGTCCAGAAGTCAGGGTCGCAGCATGGTTTGTTGATGTCATTGTCACCAAGGATGCGCTGATTGTCACAGTGGTCCCTGTGGGGTTCCTCTGGCAACAGGAAGGGCTGTTTCACTCCATAGGTCCTCACCTCAGGGAACAGGGGAGGCCAGGCTCTGCTGCCCCTGCATGCCTTAAACAACTCTGGCCCCTCCTGACTGGCTTCTTCAGCAGTGGGGGATGTTGTGatacataaaatcatagaacctGGGTCTCCTCCAAGGAGGTCCAGAAGTTATGACCTGGACACAGACAAATATAAGTGAGGGTGTaagtgcaggagcagggcttCACTCCTATGTATGATATAGGAGGGCCTGAAGAAGACTTGGATATTTACTGATATGCCTTAGCAAACACTTCACAGTGCCCCTGGCATTTGCTCACCACTTCAGCACCTTCCCACAACTGGCCCTCTAGTAGTGGCTTGGTAAGCCACTGTACTAAGGTCTTGCATCTGCATTTCCTAGTTAAATCTTGTTACCCCATTTTGTCCTCACATTCTGTTCAAGCTTTTGTCTCCCTCCCCTGGGCTATAGAGTCGTCCTCTTTCCCTTAGTTATCCTTTCAGGTCACCTGAGGCACTTTTTACCCTTTGTCCATAACCTTATCATGATAAGAGCCCAAAACATCCCATTGTATGAGTGCAAAAGTGTGTTTGCATTCTCATACATTATGCCACCACACCTAGGTCAACTCTGCTGTGAGCTCTATTTATTAGACTGCAAGACCACGTGTGGCCCAGGTAGCAGCGACGATAAGATAAAGTAAAACCATTGAACAACCTCCTATTTCTGCTGAGCTGGTCAAAACAGTCATAAGTCAAAACAGTCATGTATCAAGCTATTCAGGTACTCTTCAGCCAAAAGTGGTCTTCAAACCGATCAGGTGCAGTGGTCTAAAACAGAGAAGATGAAATTGATCTTCATTCTGCTGGAGGCACAAATGAGGTGGAAGCGGAAGTACTTCAGATGTGATTGGACACCTTTATTTATGAAGCTGGCTGAAACAGCATCAGAGCAGAACTCCCCAAAGGAGTTGTGGTTCACTCAACATCTTGGAGCATTTTGCTCCAATCtcttctgtcgtggtttaagcccagccagtaattCAGAGCCACGCAGCCCTTCGCtcactccctcctccccctccccttcctccccccgttctcggagggatggggaggagaatcaaaagaatgtaactcccatgggttgagatagaagcagtccagtaactaaggtgtaacacaaaccactgctgctgccaccaataataatgataagtgaaataacaagggaagagaatacaaccgctcaccacacGCCGACTggtacccagcctgactgagctgtgatctaacccttccagctaactgcccccagttcatATAGTGGGCATGCCATACTGTGGTAAGGAATACCTCTCTGgttaatttgggtcaggtgtcctgtctctgcttcctcccagcttcccctcctccctggcagagcatgaggctcacaaagtccttggtcagagtaaacattactgagcaacaactaaaaacatcggtgttatcagcgctgttcccaggctgaaagtcaaaaccacagcactgcaccagctactaagaaggagaaaaatgactgcaactgctgaacccaggacatcttcCCTCAGCCTTTACCCCGAATGCCTTATTTTCTATAAAAGCTAGAAGGAAGCAGcccacagccttctccaagGAAAGAGTGCCCTTGGGCAAAGGACCGAGCTCCTTTATCCTCATGGCCAAAGAACGGGAGCACTTCAGCAAACCGTTTGGAAAGCAGGCAGCCCCTCCTGGTGGGGTATTGTGATGTGCCACTAATTTTATCCAAAACTGTCTTCAGCAAAGTGCATATCTGTGAGTTACTCTGATCCGTGGAAAACATGCAGGCACGATAGCAAGGGTAagaatttaaaagcttttttacaCTTCCTTAGAGCTGCATACAGGCAAAGCTGGAACATCACCACTGTGTAACTTCTGGGCTTCGTCTGTACCAACCCAGTGGTAAGTCATCTCCAGGGACAGGAGATAAGAGGGAGCACAGGAACAGCGCACACTGTTTCTTTATAGTACAAGACAAAAGTGGTCCTAAACCATGCAGAGACAGAAATAGGTATAGCAAGAAAAAATGGCCTAGAACAGGGTGGAATAGACTTGATAGTTCCCAGAAAGATTTGCACGACATTCTAAGAGACCAACTGCTACAATATGTCTCAGTTTCCTGGAACAGACAAATTAATGTAGTCCTACACCACAGCCCAACAGCACAATTTTCCGTGCACAAAGCATCATGACACGCTCTAATTCAAAGCCACCAGCACTAAGAGCAGAAATTCTGCTGCCTGTTGGGCATCCTTGCTCACTGCTTGCTGTTTCTCCCATCCCATCTTCTTTTCTCAGCTGTGTGTCTCCAATGtaacagataaataaataaaaaggagtgTTTTTAAGAGAGGGTGAGGAAATCATGCTAGACACTGAAAAGAAATCACTCCCTCTTGCAAGTGTGAGATTGTTTTCAGTGTTGCATCTGCTCTGGCTTTCTCCTTAGTGAGCACAGTACCCTGCTGCAAGTCTTTTCAGTCCCCTAGCAGGTGTCTCACTTGGACAAGATTCAGAGCCTCACGTTCCTGGAGAcaggacaggaaaaagaaagagacaatGATGCCTCCAccccatttgctttctttttcccctttgtcatggtttaacgccagctggcaactcagccccacacagccgctcgctcactcccctctggtgggatgggggaaagaATCAGAATAatagaagtgagaaaactcatgggttgagacaaagacagtttaatagtaaagcaaaagctctgcagacaagaacagcaaaacacggaattcattcaccacttcccatcatCAGGTGGGTGTTCAGCCATTCCCAGGAGAGGAGGGTTCCATCACAcctaatggttacttgggaagacacaTGCTTGATGGTGACCATCCCTGTAAAATGTCCAGAAATGTCCACAGAATGTCCATCAAGTTCATGCAGTTCATGACTTTGGGCTCCATCTGTTACGGTGGTCACTCATAAGGACAGAAGAGGTGGTGTGTTTAACCGAGTTATTAggcactgaagccagctcaggTCAGGTCACTGCCATGCTTGCACTGCTTCAAGGAAGGCTTGTCCTCCATGGGTTCAGGTGATTTCTGCTACAGCAATTCCTATAACACACACCTCAAATATGAGGCTACAACAGTTTAGAGGTAATTCCATTACAATCTCCACCCCTGGACCCTTTGGACCACACCATAATATTACAATGAATTCCTTTCCTCAACCCTGGTGCAGCTCTGACTTATCCATAGGCCACAGTCCCTCAGGGGTGTACCTGCTCCAAGTGAAGCTTTATCAATGAGGCACAGTCTCTCCAGGGGTATTCCTGCTGTGTCATAGACTTATCCACAGCTACAGTCATTTTGAGGTTCACCTGCTCCAACGTGGCTTTATCCATGGGCTACAGTGCCTTCAGAGATATACCTGCTGCAGCATGGCCTTACCCATGGCTGCGGTCCCTCTCTGCCATTGGATTATCCATGGCCCATACTTTGATGTGCTCCCACATGACCTCATGCACAGCCATGGATACTTAAAGGTGTACCTGCTGCAGCATGGACTTATCCACAGCCACAGATGCTTCAAGGTGTACCTTCTCCAGCCTGGACCTGTCCTTGGACCACCTTCCCTTCCAACGTGTACCTGCTGTGGCACTGACATACCCATGGCCACAGATGCTTTGAGATGTACTTGCTCTGGTGTGGACTTATCCACAGCCGGACTCTTCAGGGTGCCCTGCTCTCATGTGGACTCATCCACAGGTCACAGTCTCTTTGATTCCAGTTCCAGCCTGTCcagtacagcagcacagaaacagcagtgatgcccCAGCCACCTGCCAGCTCGGGCACATCACCATGGCTGGTATCAGAATGtttccaagcacagcagagtcagaTAATAAGCAGTACAACACTGCAGAGAGCAGCGAAAGCAAAATTCAGCCACTAATGAGCACTAGACTCTAATGCACAGTGCGGCAAGAACAGAAGCCTGTCAATTAATAGCTAAACAGCAATAACAGCTGTAAATTCCATCTGGCACATTCTAATCAAACCTGTTGATATCTCAGATCCTTCGAGCCCTACAATGGACACCAAAGCCGCTGTAGTGGTTTAACTCCAGCTGGCAGCTCAGCCTCACACAGCCGCTCACTTCACTCCCCCAGGTGGGATCAGGGGGAGAATCAGAAAGGTAGAAGTAAGAAAATTCATGGCTTGGGATAAAGACAGTTGAATAAGTGGAGCAAAAGCTGCATGCACAGGcacagaaaaccaagaaattcattcaccacttccaattggcaggcaggtgttcagccatctccaggagagCAGTGCTCCATCACACCTAACGATgacttgggaaaacaaatgccACCACTCCAGATgtctccccttccttctttcccagcTTTATAGGCTGAGCATGACGCCATATAacatggaatatcccttgggtcagttggggtcagctgtcccggctgtgtcccctcccaaccccttgtgcacccccagcctgctcactggtggggtgaggagcagaaaaggcctcgACTccgtgcaagcactgctcagcagtaactaaaacatccctgtgttaccaactctgtttccagcacagATCCAAATCacagccccataccagctactgtgaagaaaactaaCTCTATGCCAGCCAAAACCTACACACCCTTACGTGAAAAGCATCAGATTTTCTCCAGCAAGAGCACTGTTGAACACCAGAGAGCACGCAGCGCCTGAGAACAAGCCATAGGGGAGAggcaagaaagcagaaaggaaaggaaagacaagaaTTGGCAATTGGCAGTGATCACTTGGGAGGTGCTGGTGTCCTGCAAATGGAGACCCTGCCTGTCCCCGGTGCTGGCACAGCCCTAGTTGCCTTCAGCCAGAGCCACTTGCAGGCCCAGCTAGAACTGAGTGCTCTTTGTGTACTCATTGTCTTGGCCAccaccttttcctttcacatgtccattttcagagctgctgttggCATTTTCACAGACctaatgaaagggaaaagagtttaaaagcaaagaaagaccCATTCTGAGCTGATGGCAGCCTTCTCTGAGACACGCAGCCCTTAGCAACCTGGCTTCCCACTGACCACAGGCTCTGTGCCCCTGTTGGCAGCCTTCTCCCAGCAGGACAACAAAAGTATTGGGATGCAATTCCACTCAGCCCCATGAGGAAGGGAGGCTGGGAGATACGGGGGTACAAAAGCCAGAGAACATGGCTATAAGGCACCAGACCCTTCCCTGGAGAGGGCAGAGGGAGGCAAGCGAAGAACCAGCCGTTCCTGGAGTCCTTCCACCCCATGGCCAGGGATGAAGGGATGACCATCCTGGGCAGGGTTATGGGGcccccttccctctctccacAGTGAGGCAGCTCCACTCCCTGTCCTCCCACCACTGAAAGCCTCCAAGAAACCCCCAGCCCATGCAATGCTGGCAGCCTCCCACAGCACTGGTGCCCCACGTCCTTGCCCAAGAGGCAGCACCGGCACCGCCAGGTCCTCACCTGGGCTCGGGGGGAGCCATCCCTCGTGTCATCTGCCAGGTCTGTGCCGCGGGTCTCgggcagcaggaagcagagcagccccacCACCACGGTGACACTGCCGAAGACGGCCATGGGGATGGCCGGGtggtgctgctccagcagcagcaccaggggcGCAATGATCCCCGCCAGCCGCGCCGACATCGAGCACAGCCCCACGCCGGTCTGCCTGGGGAGCGAGGGGCAGTGCGAGGGGCAGTGCgaggggcgggcggggggcacTGTCCCATGGGGTACCATGGGCTGAGTGCTGCCATGGGGACAAGCGGGCACTGCCAccagccatggcaggggggagcTCTGGTGCATGGGGAGACCTCACCTGACGACCGTGGGGAAGAGCTCTGCGGAGTAGATGTAGGAAGTGGAGAAGGAGGCTGTGGCTGTAAACTTGCCGATGGTGGCCAGGACGGTGGTCGCCACGGGCTGGTctgaagggaggaggagagaatgCTGCTGTGGGATGATGGAGGGCCCAGCACCGCTCAGGGATGGAGATTTGGGGATGCACGGCAACAACTGCATCACTTGTAGAGAGCCATCACCTCTGACATAACTTGAGCATGGTCGGAGGACCAGCTCTGGCCTGGGTGCCACCTTCAGCTCACTTTGCATCCATCAGCTCACCTCCCCACATACTCATCTTCCCAGAGGAGAACTGTGTTAATAAGgagcctcctggctccagctctgccttctcctgtcactactgTCAGTAGAAGTTTGCTGACCACAATGGGCTCTGGGGAGTGAGCCAAGTCACTTGTGGCCATGGCACCAGTGACAGCTCAAGCCCCGAAAGAGGTGAGTCAGTCTGGCTGGGAGGACAGGACCTGCACCAGCAAGGGAAGGACTGGTGTTCTGTGCCACCCTGTCCCAGAGGCTGTCCTCTCAGGTGGAAAGAGGTCATTCACCTTCAGGGATGCCAATGATGATCAGACACATGAGGCCACTCAGTATCAGGAGAACAGCCTGGGTTTTCTTCCTCCCAAACCACTGCAGCGTGAAGATACAACCAACACGGGCGGGGATTTCCACTGCTCCAAAGGCAAGCTGTGTCAGGTAGATGTCCAGACCAAAGTTTGTCACGTTCAGACTCAGCCCATAGTAGACAAGGCTGTTCACAAACCTGAAAGCCAGGCAGGGTGGCACTGAGCATATCTATTGGCTATGAGCAGATACAATAGCGATCTCCAATGATGACATTTTGACTAAGCCATGGCATTTGCAAGGGGACATAAAACTAAAATGCCAAAGGACTGCCAAAGCTGGAATGGCTCTAACCTTTCCCACAGACCCCACAGCATCTTGAATAGCCAGAAACAACAACCAGTAACACCCAAAAAAACTACAAGGTGAAATTGCAATTGTGAGTAACCCTCTACCACTGCTTTCCTTCCCCTAGAAGCTTGGGAAGAGGGGACCAGGACACATCTTACCAGGTGCAGATCATGATTAAAGTCACCTTCTGCAGGTGCTTCTTCCGAAAGAGATCCAGAGTGCTTCCAGGCTTGGGCTGAGTCTCGGGCTTCAGCTGCCAGATGCAGAAAGGCAGAGTCAGAGCAGGCAAAGGAAACCCCTGACGGGCTCCTTTCCATCTGCAGACAAAGGAAAGCCCCAGCGGGACAGGCCTGTGACCCTGAACTGCTCTGGGAGGGCAGGAGGCTCACTGGGGCTGTGCTCTGGGTGCCCAGGGCACTGCTTTGGTGAGCAAGAGGTTCCTGGGCACGAACATCTCCGAAGTGCAGGGCTTTGGGGTGGGCAAGGAGGTGACCCCCTTCGGGCATTTGTGCGTGGGAAACCAGAGACTGAACAGAGACCTCGTGCTCGTCACCAACAGCAGCTGAGCCTCTTCCCTGAGCTTGTCTTGGTGCAGCGCAGCTGAAGCTGGAGTCACCCACATCCATCCCCAAATCATCCCCAGTGGCCATGGAAGGGTGTCCATGGGATAAACcccagctccagggctgctgcGAGCACAAGCGCAgaggaaagcagctctgcagcccctgcaggtACCTGCTCCAGGAGCTCCGGCGGGAGGGTGCGCTTGTTGATGGATGCTGCCTTCTGAAGGACCTTCTTAGCTTCTTCTATCCTGCCTTTTATCACCAGCCACCGAGCGGACTCTGGGAGCACCCTGCCAAGGGGATGAAATGCAGAGATGCTACCGCGACCTGCTGGGTTTCCCCACAGCCCACCTCCCTGTTACCACCTCCAGCAAGCAAGGAGCATTACATACTCTACCTTTAAGCTTCAAAGGCCATATTTGAGGgcctgcagcaaagcagctgctgctctcagaggTCCAGTGTTCCAAGGAGATGTGCTGAGGTCTGCAGAAGTCCCTTCATCACCTATACTCTAATGGGGAAGACCCAGCCTGCTCCTGAGCTGACACCTCCTCACTGCCACCCTTCACACCCGCTGCTCTCATGTCTTCAGgaagctctgccctgctcttgCTTACCAGATGtagaagaaaagagcaaacacaGGCGCAGATCCTGCAATCTGCAGCAGCCTCCAGTTGCGAATACCGTAACTCAAGCCAGCCAAAATCATCTGACCGATGGCGAAGCAGCAGTGAGAAGTAAGCACTGCCTTTGGCCGGTGGGAGACACCGACCCATTCTGTAGCTGAGAAGAAGAATGAAAGTTCAGGGTCATCCATGCAAATGACTTCCCCTGTGTAAACTCCTCCCTTGGAGAAGAGCTCCCACAAAGGTGAGGACAGGAGACCAGCAGTCAGAGCTCTGGCACCAGTCACACATGCTTCATAAGATGCACCACCTCGCCTTATCATCAGGGTGTTCTGGTCCTTTGCAGGAGGACACGAAGCACAGGTATGTCCCCTCTTTGCTCTTAGTATCCACAGATCTGCGCActgaggcagggctggggcccAAACCCATCATGTCCCACAGTCACTGTGCTCTCTCGCTGCACTGACCTGAACTGGGAGGCTGTCCCCTTGCCCCCCTTCTGAGCACTGGCATGGGAGAGATGCTCCCTATGGCTCTCACTTAGGGTTAAGGAGATGCCAAAGTGCCAAAGGATAGTGCAGAGAAAGACCTGTCCTCATAGCAGTGTTTTTCAAGTCATACGTgatgacatttattttttcacgGAGCTTTCCTATCACGTCTTGAGGCCACATCTGTCTGCCTCAGTGCATGAGCATCCTACTCACCCAAGGACAGTATCGTCATGGTGATCCCTGCCACCGAAGCCCCCACGACACATCTGAAGGCCATGTACACATCGAAATGGGGTACAAAGGCAATTGCTAGCCCAAACAAGCCCTGGAGGAAGATGGAGATCAGAATGACTGGCCGGCGGCCCATCctggagaggaagagggaagacaCAATTGGTATCTGGAGAGGCCCCATGGAGATGAAGAAGAGCCCAATGGTTACACAGTGACTGTATCACCCTCTCTCAAGGGTGATAGGGCTCACTTAGACTAGACTCTGGGTTGACATGAGAAGTACCCTGCAAACACACTGTACCTTTCTCCCTTCTACCCCTGTGTGGCCATGCCCTCACAGGACCTCAGGACTTTGGTCAGGGTCCCTGTGAGTGAGGAGCAGT
This sequence is a window from Lathamus discolor isolate bLatDis1 chromosome 2, bLatDis1.hap1, whole genome shotgun sequence. Protein-coding genes within it:
- the LOC136008089 gene encoding solute carrier family 22 member 13-like produces the protein MQLPMSGVGEILKAVGDFGPFQKWLVLLTLLPCFTLSFHQFCQLFMVPHEPHHCNTSWIRAIGPNLTEEEQLNLTLPRDADGAYEQCSMYSPVDWDLNSIVAYGLNATEKCSSGWVYPSAQAPSLLTEFDLVCDRKDLDDISQSIYMLGMFLGSMIFGPLSDRMGRRPVILISIFLQGLFGLAIAFVPHFDVYMAFRCVVGASVAGITMTILSLATEWVGVSHRPKAVLTSHCCFAIGQMILAGLSYGIRNWRLLQIAGSAPVFALFFYIWVLPESARWLVIKGRIEEAKKVLQKAASINKRTLPPELLEQLKPETQPKPGSTLDLFRKKHLQKVTLIMICTWFVNSLVYYGLSLNVTNFGLDIYLTQLAFGAVEIPARVGCIFTLQWFGRKKTQAVLLILSGLMCLIIIGIPEDQPVATTVLATIGKFTATASFSTSYIYSAELFPTVVRQTGVGLCSMSARLAGIIAPLVLLLEQHHPAIPMAVFGSVTVVVGLLCFLLPETRGTDLADDTRDGSPRAQVCENANSSSENGHVKGKGGGQDNEYTKSTQF